Proteins co-encoded in one Oceanibaculum nanhaiense genomic window:
- a CDS encoding acyl-CoA dehydrogenase family protein yields the protein MDFALTPDQEIVREAITRICAGFNDDYWREKDKSGDFPTEFYDAMVKDGWLGICIPEEYGGSGLGVSEATVMMRAIAESGAGMSGASAVHINVFGLNPVLVFGTEEQKHRMLTPMLQGKEKCCFAVTEPNTGLNTTQLKTRAERKGDRYVVNGNKVWISTAQEAHKILLLARTTPLEEVSKPTHGLSLFYTDLDRSRIEIREIEKMGRHAVDSNALFIDDFEIPVEDRIGEEGRGFEYILHGMNPERVLIAAEAIGLGMLALQRATQYAKERIVFNRPIGQNQGIQHPLAANWMELESAWMMVLKAAWEYDKGLPCGAAANAAKYLAGEAGFNACQQAIMTHGGMGYAKEYHVERYLREVMIPRIAPVSPQLVLSYIAERVLGLPKSY from the coding sequence ATGGATTTCGCCCTCACCCCCGATCAGGAAATTGTCCGCGAGGCGATCACCCGTATCTGCGCCGGGTTCAATGATGATTACTGGCGCGAGAAGGACAAGAGCGGCGATTTCCCGACCGAGTTCTACGACGCCATGGTGAAGGATGGCTGGCTCGGCATCTGCATCCCGGAGGAATATGGCGGCTCCGGTCTCGGCGTCAGCGAGGCCACGGTGATGATGCGGGCGATTGCCGAATCCGGGGCCGGCATGAGCGGCGCCTCGGCGGTCCACATCAATGTGTTCGGCCTCAACCCCGTGCTGGTCTTCGGCACCGAGGAGCAGAAGCACCGCATGCTCACGCCGATGCTGCAGGGCAAGGAGAAGTGCTGCTTCGCCGTTACCGAACCGAACACCGGCCTGAACACGACGCAGCTGAAGACCCGCGCCGAACGCAAGGGCGACCGATATGTGGTGAACGGCAACAAGGTGTGGATATCGACTGCGCAGGAGGCCCACAAGATCCTACTGCTGGCCCGCACCACCCCGCTGGAGGAGGTCAGCAAGCCCACCCACGGCCTCAGCCTGTTCTATACCGATCTCGACCGCAGCCGGATCGAGATCCGCGAGATCGAGAAGATGGGCCGCCACGCCGTCGATTCGAACGCGCTGTTCATCGACGATTTCGAGATTCCGGTCGAGGACCGCATCGGCGAGGAAGGCCGGGGCTTCGAATACATCCTGCACGGCATGAATCCGGAGCGTGTGCTGATCGCCGCCGAGGCCATCGGGCTGGGCATGCTGGCGCTGCAACGGGCGACACAATATGCCAAGGAGCGCATCGTGTTCAACCGCCCCATCGGCCAGAACCAGGGCATCCAGCATCCGCTGGCGGCGAACTGGATGGAGCTGGAATCGGCCTGGATGATGGTGCTGAAGGCGGCCTGGGAATATGACAAGGGCCTGCCCTGCGGGGCCGCCGCAAACGCCGCCAAGTACCTGGCCGGTGAGGCCGGCTTCAATGCCTGTCAGCAGGCGATCATGACCCATGGCGGCATGGGCTATGCCAAGGAATATCATGTGGAGCGCTATCTGCGCGAAGTGATGATCCCGCGCATCGCGCCGGTCAGCCCGCAACTCGTGCTCAGCTACATTGCCGAGCGTGTGCTGGGCCTCCCCAAATCCTACTGA
- a CDS encoding acetyl-CoA hydrolase/transferase family protein yields MKPVFADNFDIAAHVRAGDRVIFGQASAEPLTLTRALVARKAGIGPFSVFLGACYSDCFAPETTDGIAVSAYGAVGIAAKLAKAGRLEVLPWHYSALNRAYAEGALKADVVLLQLSVDPKTGRYGLGFSNDYAVLAARHARTVIAEVNPATPWTHDAGLPSEIVPDVLVEAACPPLDIPQPPIDETSLAIARHVVEMIPDGATLQFGVGSLPEAVMAALTGHRDLGIHSGSMGDRLVDLVECGAVTNARKSLDAGRSVAGVLLGTSRLRDFVHDNKDFSLRPAAHTHGQDVLARQRGFIAVNSAIEVDLTGQVNAEVANGRYVGAVGGQVDFVRGANEAEGGRAIIALPATARGGTVSRIVASVANVTTPRSDVDAIVTEYGVAALRGCTLAERAQRLIAVAAPPFREELSRRLYEQNRGTNA; encoded by the coding sequence ATGAAGCCGGTCTTTGCCGACAATTTCGACATCGCCGCCCATGTCCGGGCCGGCGACCGGGTGATCTTCGGGCAGGCGTCGGCGGAGCCGCTGACCCTGACCCGGGCGCTGGTCGCGCGGAAGGCGGGGATCGGCCCTTTCTCGGTCTTTCTCGGCGCCTGTTATTCCGACTGCTTCGCCCCGGAGACGACGGACGGCATCGCGGTCTCCGCCTATGGCGCGGTCGGCATCGCTGCAAAATTGGCGAAGGCGGGCCGGCTGGAGGTGCTGCCCTGGCATTACAGCGCGCTGAACCGCGCCTATGCGGAGGGAGCGCTGAAGGCCGATGTCGTGCTGCTGCAACTCTCGGTCGATCCGAAGACCGGCCGTTACGGGCTTGGTTTCTCGAACGATTATGCGGTTCTGGCGGCCCGCCACGCCCGCACGGTGATTGCCGAGGTGAACCCGGCAACCCCCTGGACCCACGATGCCGGATTGCCTTCGGAGATCGTACCGGACGTGCTGGTGGAGGCCGCCTGTCCGCCGCTGGACATTCCGCAACCGCCCATCGACGAGACGTCCCTGGCCATCGCCCGGCATGTCGTGGAGATGATTCCCGATGGCGCGACGCTGCAATTCGGCGTCGGCAGCCTGCCGGAGGCGGTGATGGCGGCGCTCACCGGCCACCGCGATCTCGGCATCCATTCCGGCAGCATGGGCGACCGGCTGGTCGATCTGGTCGAGTGCGGCGCCGTCACCAACGCGCGCAAAAGCCTGGATGCCGGGCGCAGCGTTGCCGGCGTGCTGCTGGGCACGTCCCGGCTGCGCGATTTCGTGCATGACAATAAGGATTTCTCCCTGCGGCCCGCCGCCCATACCCATGGGCAGGATGTGCTGGCGCGGCAGCGCGGCTTCATCGCGGTGAATTCCGCCATCGAGGTCGATCTCACCGGCCAGGTGAACGCGGAAGTGGCGAACGGACGCTATGTCGGGGCGGTTGGCGGCCAGGTCGATTTCGTGCGCGGCGCGAACGAAGCCGAGGGCGGGCGCGCCATTATCGCCCTGCCCGCCACGGCCAGGGGCGGAACGGTCAGCCGCATCGTGGCGAGCGTTGCCAACGTCACCACACCGCGCAGTGATGTCGATGCCATCGTCACCGAATATGGCGTGGCCGCCCTGCGTGGTTGTACGCTGGCCGAGCGGGCGCAGCGGCTGATCGCGGTTGCGGCACCGCCTTTCCGCGAGGAACTCTCTCGCCGCCTGTACGAACAAAACCGGGGGACAAATGCCTGA
- a CDS encoding CaiB/BaiF CoA transferase family protein, whose translation MPETDRKGPLAGLRILEFAGIGPAPFCAMLLADMGAEVVRLDRLEPSGLGIPKPARFELMNRGRRSVAIDLKQPEGVACALDLVGKADALIEGFRPGTMERLGLGPDVCLARNPKLVYGRLTGWGQDGPLAHSAGHDMNYIALAGMLAGIGREGAPPTPPLNLVGDFGGGGMLLAFGLVCALLEAQRSGQGQVVDAAMVDGAALLGTMFFGLRAAGIHREERGRNLLDSGAPHYEVYECADGKYVAVAPIEAKFRRELLQRIGFDPAVFPDVEDSTTWPEAKKLLADRFAGKSRADWCALLEGTDSCFAPVLGLNEAPEHPHNRARDAFPIIGGIAQPAPAPRFSRTAPPLPTAPVAAGADSRAVLEGWGLDATRIDALFACGAVGSPDEQSR comes from the coding sequence ATGCCTGAAACCGACCGTAAAGGCCCGCTGGCCGGGCTGCGTATCCTCGAGTTCGCCGGCATCGGCCCGGCCCCGTTCTGCGCCATGCTGCTGGCCGATATGGGGGCGGAGGTGGTGCGCCTCGACCGGCTGGAGCCGAGTGGTCTCGGTATTCCGAAGCCGGCCCGGTTCGAGCTGATGAATCGCGGCCGGCGTTCCGTCGCCATCGATCTGAAACAGCCGGAGGGCGTGGCCTGCGCGCTCGATCTCGTCGGAAAGGCCGACGCGCTGATCGAGGGGTTCCGGCCCGGCACGATGGAGCGCCTGGGGCTGGGGCCGGATGTGTGCCTCGCCCGCAACCCGAAGCTGGTCTATGGCCGGCTGACCGGCTGGGGCCAGGACGGGCCGCTGGCGCACAGCGCTGGCCATGACATGAACTATATCGCGCTTGCCGGCATGCTGGCCGGCATCGGGCGCGAGGGCGCACCGCCGACGCCGCCGCTCAATCTGGTAGGCGATTTCGGCGGCGGCGGCATGCTGCTGGCCTTCGGTCTGGTCTGCGCGCTGCTGGAGGCGCAACGCTCCGGCCAGGGTCAGGTGGTCGATGCCGCCATGGTCGATGGCGCGGCGCTGCTCGGCACCATGTTCTTCGGGCTGCGCGCCGCCGGCATTCATCGGGAGGAACGCGGCCGCAACCTGCTGGATTCCGGCGCACCGCATTATGAGGTCTATGAGTGCGCCGACGGGAAGTACGTCGCTGTCGCGCCCATCGAGGCGAAGTTCCGCCGCGAGCTGCTGCAGCGCATCGGCTTCGATCCCGCAGTCTTCCCGGATGTCGAGGACAGCACGACCTGGCCAGAAGCGAAGAAACTGCTGGCCGACCGCTTCGCCGGTAAGAGCCGCGCCGACTGGTGCGCCCTGCTGGAAGGCACTGATTCCTGCTTCGCGCCGGTACTCGGTCTCAATGAAGCGCCGGAGCACCCGCATAACAGGGCGCGCGATGCCTTCCCCATCATCGGCGGTATCGCCCAGCCGGCCCCTGCCCCGCGCTTCAGCCGCACCGCACCGCCCCTGCCCACAGCACCGGTTGCCGCCGGCGCCGATAGTCGTGCTGTGCTGGAAGGTTGGGGGCTGGACGCCACGCGCATCGATGCGCTGTTTGCCTGCGGCGCGGTCGGCAGCCCTGACGAACAATCCCGCTAG
- a CDS encoding MaoC family dehydratase, which translates to MAGLYFEEFSVGQEFHHPLSRTVTEMDNTMFSLLTMNPQPLHLDAHFAAQTEWGERLFNSMYTLGILVGMTVYDTTLGTTVANLGMTDVRFPKPVFHGDTLKAHTKVVSLRDSKSRPEVGLVEFEHWATNQKDETVAVCRRTAMMRRKPAAQEK; encoded by the coding sequence ATGGCCGGGCTTTATTTCGAGGAGTTCTCCGTCGGACAGGAGTTCCATCACCCGCTGTCGCGCACCGTGACCGAGATGGACAACACCATGTTCAGTCTGCTGACGATGAACCCGCAGCCGCTGCATCTGGACGCGCATTTCGCCGCCCAGACGGAATGGGGCGAGCGGCTGTTCAACAGCATGTACACGCTGGGCATCCTGGTCGGCATGACGGTATATGACACCACGCTGGGCACCACCGTCGCCAATCTGGGAATGACCGATGTGCGCTTTCCGAAGCCGGTCTTCCATGGTGACACGCTGAAGGCCCATACGAAGGTCGTCTCGCTGCGCGACAGCAAGTCCCGGCCGGAAGTCGGGCTGGTCGAGTTCGAGCATTGGGCGACCAACCAGAAGGACGAAACCGTGGCGGTCTGCCGCCGCACCGCGATGATGCGGCGCAAGCCCGCCGCCCAGGAGAAATAA
- a CDS encoding HpcH/HpaI aldolase/citrate lyase family protein — MKIRSLLFVPGDSERKFQRALTSAADALILDLEDSVAADQKEGARHTVRASLDSDRNGKKLFVRVNALDTGLTLGDLAAVVPGRPDGIMLPKCQNGEDANRVALYLDAFESAAGMPLGTIKLLPIGTETAASIFGLGSYKGATSRLWGLMWGAEDLAATLGSTANRDAQGFTEPYRMARNLCLAGAAGADLVPVDTVYTDIDNLEGLAVECAEARRDGFLAKAVIHPKHIDAVNAAFTPKPEEIDWARKVVAAFKQDGALGVIKIDGKMIDKPHLVSAERILSLAGTA, encoded by the coding sequence ATGAAGATTCGGTCCCTGCTTTTCGTACCCGGCGACAGCGAGCGCAAGTTCCAGCGCGCCCTGACCTCGGCCGCCGATGCGCTGATCCTCGATCTGGAGGATTCCGTGGCCGCCGACCAGAAGGAAGGCGCACGCCATACCGTGCGCGCCTCGCTGGACAGTGACCGCAACGGCAAGAAGCTGTTCGTCCGGGTGAATGCGCTGGATACCGGTCTGACGCTGGGCGATCTTGCCGCCGTTGTGCCGGGCCGGCCGGATGGCATCATGCTGCCGAAATGCCAGAATGGCGAGGATGCGAACCGGGTCGCGCTCTATCTCGATGCCTTCGAGAGTGCCGCCGGCATGCCGCTCGGCACCATCAAGCTGCTGCCGATCGGCACGGAGACGGCGGCCTCGATCTTCGGTCTCGGCAGCTACAAGGGCGCGACTTCGCGCCTGTGGGGGCTGATGTGGGGTGCGGAAGATCTGGCGGCGACGCTGGGCTCCACCGCCAACCGCGATGCGCAGGGCTTCACCGAACCCTACCGCATGGCGCGCAATTTGTGCCTCGCCGGGGCCGCCGGCGCCGATCTGGTGCCGGTCGATACGGTCTATACCGACATCGACAATCTGGAAGGGTTGGCGGTGGAATGCGCCGAGGCGCGGCGCGACGGCTTCCTCGCCAAGGCGGTCATCCATCCCAAGCATATCGACGCGGTGAACGCGGCCTTCACGCCGAAGCCGGAGGAGATCGACTGGGCGCGCAAGGTTGTGGCCGCCTTCAAGCAGGATGGGGCGCTGGGGGTCATCAAGATCGACGGCAAGATGATCGACAAGCCGCATCTGGTCAGCGCCGAGCGCATCCTCAGCCTCGCCGGCACCGCGTGA
- a CDS encoding IclR family transcriptional regulator produces the protein MTVRQAANVLDLLEFFARRGQPATLAEVSAAFGWPRSSTFNILTTLAERGFLYEPRPRAGYYPSPRWMALAQQIAAAEPLPDFARPLIETLSDETGETAAIVAPAGTQTVFLDVVESPASIRYFAQAGHRLPIHASSSGRAILAQCPKKERLALYRRIDFQRHSDTTPLTPDDVETKLAEEMARGWHSSFAEFSPDLAGVALPLPVGERRLSIVIAGPMFRMQDRMAEIAAMVSDAVRTMAIG, from the coding sequence ATGACCGTAAGACAGGCCGCCAACGTCCTTGATTTGCTGGAGTTCTTCGCCCGGCGCGGCCAGCCCGCGACCCTGGCGGAGGTGTCAGCGGCGTTTGGCTGGCCGCGGTCATCCACCTTCAATATCCTGACGACGCTGGCGGAGCGCGGCTTTCTCTACGAGCCGCGTCCGCGCGCCGGCTATTACCCGAGCCCGCGCTGGATGGCGCTGGCCCAGCAGATCGCGGCGGCGGAGCCACTGCCGGATTTCGCCCGCCCGCTGATCGAGACGCTGTCGGATGAGACCGGTGAGACGGCGGCCATCGTCGCGCCGGCCGGCACGCAGACCGTGTTCCTGGACGTGGTCGAATCGCCGGCCTCGATCCGCTATTTCGCGCAGGCAGGCCATCGGCTGCCGATCCATGCCAGTTCCTCCGGCCGGGCGATCCTCGCGCAATGCCCGAAGAAGGAAAGGCTGGCACTCTATCGCCGCATTGATTTCCAGCGCCACAGCGACACCACGCCGCTGACGCCCGATGATGTCGAGACGAAGCTGGCCGAGGAGATGGCGCGCGGCTGGCACAGCAGCTTCGCCGAATTCAGCCCGGACCTCGCTGGTGTCGCCCTGCCCCTGCCGGTCGGCGAACGGCGGCTGTCCATCGTGATTGCCGGACCGATGTTCCGTATGCAGGACCGGATGGCGGAGATTGCGGCGATGGTCAGTGACGCAGTCCGAACAATGGCGATTGGATAA
- a CDS encoding SagB family peptide dehydrogenase yields MSIVDEFGYRLPVSVASATVDAGNGNLILSFRDGTGLSLAGHGRHDAELLNALLGNGATHAQLMALAGDETDQYVPGFLRSLALRQALEWFFGPPEQPLCHLQSYSGTYCPMLIALPDDVLRMPLSRFVSLRRHGDAAILDNPEVHARLTVAPAGIKLLDGLFDPVAGQETNNPFRGFLACAGFLESPQPEPAARAAWEFHDLQFHDATRQALGLRPIAKHDRLAGTYPKPSPEKPVMSSNRIVLPAPADRSSPPFAHVLAARRSIRRPASQPLRLDDLSTLLWQCFRAADVPGRPDVRLWRPVPAGGAIHGLEYYLGIRRCDGLESGFYHYREQEHALYRLPSRPVLEERLYRTAAGAMGETGTPPDCVVVMASRHPLLAREYEGIAYRLAQLQAGAAMQTLYLVATALGLAPCANGTGDSALFEALTGLSPFEETAIAEFALSGGPEADEENKESR; encoded by the coding sequence ATGTCGATTGTCGATGAATTCGGCTACCGGCTGCCGGTGTCGGTGGCATCCGCTACCGTCGATGCGGGTAATGGAAATCTGATCCTGTCGTTCCGTGACGGCACCGGGCTTTCTCTCGCCGGTCATGGCCGGCATGACGCGGAACTGCTGAACGCCCTGCTCGGGAATGGGGCAACGCACGCGCAACTCATGGCATTGGCCGGCGACGAGACCGACCAGTATGTCCCGGGATTTCTACGTTCCCTGGCCTTGCGGCAAGCGCTGGAATGGTTCTTCGGCCCGCCTGAGCAGCCGCTCTGCCACCTGCAAAGCTACAGCGGCACCTATTGCCCTATGCTGATAGCCCTGCCGGACGATGTGTTGCGCATGCCGCTTTCCCGCTTTGTCAGCCTGCGGCGGCATGGCGATGCCGCGATTCTCGATAATCCGGAAGTTCACGCGCGGCTGACCGTCGCACCGGCGGGCATAAAACTGCTGGATGGTTTGTTCGACCCCGTCGCCGGGCAGGAGACGAACAATCCGTTCCGTGGCTTTCTGGCCTGTGCCGGATTTCTTGAGTCGCCGCAGCCGGAACCGGCCGCGCGGGCGGCATGGGAATTTCACGATCTGCAGTTTCACGATGCGACTCGGCAGGCACTGGGGCTGAGACCCATTGCTAAGCACGACCGGTTGGCCGGGACTTACCCGAAGCCATCGCCGGAAAAGCCGGTGATGTCATCGAACCGTATCGTCCTGCCGGCACCAGCCGACCGGTCATCTCCGCCATTCGCGCATGTGCTGGCGGCGCGCCGCTCGATTCGCCGTCCGGCTTCCCAGCCCTTGCGGCTTGACGATCTCTCCACCCTGCTGTGGCAGTGCTTCCGCGCGGCAGATGTGCCGGGTCGTCCCGATGTCCGGCTCTGGCGCCCGGTCCCTGCGGGGGGCGCCATTCATGGGCTTGAGTATTATCTCGGTATCCGGCGCTGTGACGGGCTGGAAAGCGGGTTCTACCATTATCGGGAACAGGAGCATGCGCTGTATAGGCTGCCCTCGCGCCCGGTTCTTGAGGAGCGGTTATATCGCACGGCTGCGGGCGCCATGGGCGAAACCGGGACGCCGCCGGATTGCGTCGTCGTCATGGCCAGCCGTCACCCGCTGCTTGCCCGGGAGTATGAGGGCATCGCCTATCGGCTGGCGCAGCTGCAGGCGGGGGCGGCGATGCAGACACTCTATCTTGTCGCGACTGCGCTCGGGCTGGCACCCTGCGCCAATGGTACCGGCGATTCGGCCTTGTTCGAGGCTCTGACCGGCCTGTCACCCTTCGAGGAAACCGCCATCGCCGAGTTTGCCCTGAGTGGCGGGCCGGAAGCGGATGAGGAAAACAAGGAAAGCCGATGA
- a CDS encoding GNAT family N-acetyltransferase: protein MTSIVLEPYGKDHEAGLRQQLDAAGIVNRQDGVGYFWRQLIDEPYRRNSAVIVARQGEMIVGIAVVMCRAYGRPEGRCSMIIVFEDWRRQGIGTRLKEAADRHMAEAGIPAHYAMLYEGQEDALPFLEATGFREVCKDIVIAWNGGDYSYTPVEGVHCREYRGGDPVLNAKIAEFQNKAFVRETMVPHLTADSIEGILSGDGHWMMVAVEVATDEVVGVTECTDNALFPSISVARRYWAKGLAEWIGGLSLDRYIAAGIDKPWTIARPENRASIAYLKRMNWHPVSHSTTYVSPTGAPVPEVLTERS from the coding sequence ATGACGTCTATTGTCCTCGAACCCTATGGCAAGGATCACGAAGCCGGCCTGCGGCAGCAACTCGACGCGGCGGGTATCGTCAACCGGCAGGATGGCGTCGGCTATTTCTGGCGGCAGCTGATCGACGAGCCCTATCGCCGGAACAGCGCGGTGATTGTTGCCCGGCAAGGTGAGATGATCGTCGGCATCGCTGTCGTGATGTGCCGGGCCTATGGCCGGCCGGAAGGGCGCTGTTCGATGATCATCGTCTTCGAAGATTGGCGCCGCCAGGGCATCGGCACCCGGTTGAAGGAAGCCGCGGACCGGCACATGGCCGAGGCCGGTATCCCGGCGCATTACGCCATGCTCTATGAAGGCCAGGAGGATGCCCTGCCCTTCCTGGAAGCCACCGGCTTTCGCGAAGTGTGCAAGGATATCGTCATTGCCTGGAATGGTGGGGATTACAGCTACACCCCGGTCGAGGGCGTCCATTGCCGGGAATATCGCGGCGGTGATCCCGTGCTGAATGCCAAGATCGCCGAATTCCAGAACAAGGCCTTCGTGCGCGAGACCATGGTGCCGCACCTGACTGCCGACAGCATCGAAGGGATTCTGAGCGGCGACGGCCACTGGATGATGGTCGCTGTGGAAGTCGCAACGGATGAGGTGGTCGGTGTGACTGAATGCACGGACAACGCCCTGTTCCCCAGCATATCTGTGGCGCGGCGCTATTGGGCGAAGGGGCTGGCGGAATGGATCGGCGGCCTGTCGCTGGACCGCTATATAGCGGCGGGAATCGACAAACCCTGGACCATTGCCCGCCCGGAAAACCGCGCCTCGATCGCCTATCTGAAGCGCATGAACTGGCACCCGGTCAGCCACAGCACGACTTACGTATCTCCTACCGGCGCGCCTGTTCCCGAGGTGCTTACAGAAAGAAGTTGA
- a CDS encoding YcaO-like family protein, translated as MIDQHPYLRADTRQPGRSWDLPRPEDVSIVEAVSFCVERLAAAGHDTVVLDYDRRDVPLACVKVAIPGLCHFWNRRGADRLFEAPVRQGILDAPLAETALNPINFFL; from the coding sequence GTGATCGATCAGCACCCCTATCTCCGGGCCGATACGCGCCAGCCTGGCCGCTCCTGGGACCTGCCGCGACCGGAGGATGTCTCGATTGTCGAGGCGGTCAGTTTCTGTGTCGAACGGCTGGCCGCCGCCGGGCACGATACTGTGGTGCTGGATTATGACCGCCGGGACGTACCGCTGGCCTGCGTGAAGGTCGCAATTCCCGGCCTGTGCCATTTCTGGAACCGGCGCGGCGCCGACAGGCTGTTCGAAGCACCGGTCCGCCAGGGCATTCTCGACGCCCCCTTGGCGGAAACCGCGCTCAACCCGATCAACTTCTTTCTGTAA
- a CDS encoding TOMM precursor leader peptide-binding protein, producing MSVLPEEAYLAIAPHFAVHRQDEERLLLLSETQSYRLTGGLYIALLPLLDGRLTAAQIVDSLARSVDADTVRDCLKHMLAKSYIVPVPAPSDLMGMRPLHAYWSARGQAPDSAMRTLQGLSVGVLPLGSGESAGTPAAERLTGMLSGSGISTTAPDAADLLLVLVDDYLQESLARFAGSTEGRARRWIPLKPGGMQAWIGPIFENPAAPDSTQACYFCLARRLMAHRPGDSLIPALPGGLRPALGWTPGSLSLAFGLAATEIGDIAMGDASRLAGHLVTLDSASLALGSHAAPHFQDCPVCGDGESPAVTEAPPIRLNPAQAIGKGESGWRALSPAEALAKLHPIVSPLTGIVARIDDHELAPGLHVAVAAQANRESVDPRQNRGLGKPGSAGGKGINPTQARISCLAEAVERYACGWTGSEPRRLAHLDTLGEEAVHPQALLGFSAHQYANRDSLNKQAGPMHKVPQPFNEGSTIEWSPAWSLTQDAPRWLPTRFCYFDYAAREVSEDHAFCIADSNGCASGGTREEAILQGLLEVIERDAIAIWWYNRLHNRPAARLEGVDSAFLQAMEDYARRDGLRVEVLDLTTDLGIPVMAAIASQAQDGSRISIGFGAHLDPAIAATRALTELNQGIYFNALNTATPEGKRLPSTMPGTGSRRR from the coding sequence ATGTCTGTCCTGCCGGAAGAGGCCTATCTGGCCATCGCGCCGCATTTCGCCGTCCACCGCCAGGATGAGGAGCGCCTGCTGCTGCTGTCGGAGACCCAGAGCTACCGGCTGACCGGCGGGCTCTATATTGCCTTGCTGCCGCTTCTCGACGGCCGGCTGACGGCGGCGCAGATCGTCGACTCCCTCGCGCGATCCGTGGACGCCGATACGGTCCGGGACTGCCTGAAACACATGCTGGCGAAATCCTATATCGTGCCGGTTCCAGCGCCGTCCGATCTGATGGGAATGCGCCCGTTGCACGCCTATTGGAGCGCCCGGGGCCAGGCGCCGGACAGCGCCATGCGTACCCTGCAAGGCCTGTCGGTCGGCGTCTTGCCGCTGGGCAGCGGCGAAAGCGCCGGCACGCCGGCAGCCGAACGCCTGACCGGTATGCTTTCCGGCAGCGGCATTTCCACAACCGCGCCCGATGCCGCCGATCTGTTGCTCGTGCTGGTCGATGACTATCTCCAGGAAAGTCTGGCCCGCTTCGCCGGCAGCACGGAAGGCCGCGCACGGCGCTGGATCCCGCTGAAGCCGGGTGGGATGCAGGCCTGGATCGGCCCGATTTTCGAAAATCCAGCCGCGCCGGATTCCACCCAAGCCTGCTATTTCTGCCTTGCCCGCCGGCTGATGGCGCACCGGCCAGGCGATTCCCTGATTCCGGCCCTGCCCGGCGGGTTGCGCCCGGCACTGGGCTGGACGCCGGGATCGCTGTCGCTGGCCTTCGGCCTGGCCGCGACCGAGATTGGCGATATCGCGATGGGGGATGCCAGCCGCCTTGCCGGGCATCTGGTCACGCTGGACAGCGCCAGCCTGGCGCTCGGCTCGCACGCTGCCCCGCACTTCCAGGATTGCCCCGTTTGCGGGGACGGCGAATCGCCGGCTGTTACCGAAGCGCCGCCGATCAGGCTGAACCCGGCACAAGCCATCGGGAAAGGCGAAAGCGGTTGGCGCGCCTTGTCCCCCGCCGAAGCATTGGCAAAGCTGCACCCTATCGTCAGCCCGCTGACCGGCATCGTCGCCCGGATCGATGATCACGAACTTGCACCGGGGCTTCATGTTGCGGTGGCGGCACAGGCCAACCGCGAATCGGTCGACCCAAGGCAGAATCGCGGGCTTGGCAAGCCCGGCTCGGCCGGCGGCAAGGGGATCAACCCGACGCAGGCCCGGATCAGCTGTCTTGCCGAAGCGGTGGAGCGCTATGCCTGCGGCTGGACCGGCAGCGAGCCGCGCCGCCTCGCGCACCTGGACACGCTGGGGGAGGAGGCTGTCCACCCGCAGGCATTGCTCGGCTTCAGTGCGCACCAGTATGCCAACCGCGATAGCCTGAACAAGCAGGCCGGGCCGATGCACAAGGTGCCACAGCCGTTCAACGAGGGCAGCACCATCGAATGGTCGCCAGCCTGGTCGCTGACTCAGGATGCGCCGCGCTGGCTACCGACACGGTTCTGCTATTTCGACTATGCCGCGCGGGAAGTGTCGGAGGATCACGCTTTCTGCATCGCTGATTCCAATGGCTGTGCGTCCGGCGGCACCCGCGAGGAGGCGATCCTGCAAGGCCTGCTGGAAGTCATCGAACGCGATGCCATTGCCATCTGGTGGTACAACCGGCTGCATAATCGTCCGGCCGCCCGGCTGGAGGGCGTGGATTCGGCGTTTCTGCAGGCAATGGAGGATTACGCGCGCCGCGACGGCCTGCGCGTCGAGGTGCTGGACCTCACCACCGATCTCGGCATTCCGGTGATGGCGGCGATCGCATCGCAGGCGCAGGATGGCAGCCGCATCTCGATCGGATTCGGTGCCCATCTCGATCCGGCCATTGCCGCGACGCGAGCCCTTACCGAATTGAACCAGGGCATCTATTTCAATGCGCTGAACACGGCAACGCCAGAGGGAAAAAGACTTCCTTCGACGATGCCCGGGACTGGTTCGAGACGGCGGTGA